In the Phaeobacter gallaeciensis genome, one interval contains:
- a CDS encoding ABC transporter ATP-binding protein — protein sequence MSLLETHNLTAHYGDFQALFGVDITLEEAETVAIIGANGAGKTTLMRSIAGVLRNAAEAVTYDGRPVGAQPADEIMAQGVAMVPEGRKLFPSLSVEENLLIGTYGRKKSGHWTLNTVYDLFPILRERRNSPGTALSGGQQQMVAIGRALMSNPRVLLCDEISLGLAPVVIKDIYAAVPAIKAAGASLVVVEQDIAQAMAVADRVYCMMEGRITLSGTPESLSREAIHDAYFGAAA from the coding sequence ATGTCATTGCTGGAAACCCATAACCTGACCGCCCACTACGGTGATTTTCAAGCCCTGTTCGGGGTGGATATCACCCTTGAAGAGGCGGAAACCGTGGCCATCATCGGCGCCAATGGCGCGGGCAAGACGACACTGATGCGCTCGATTGCCGGGGTGCTGCGCAATGCGGCCGAGGCGGTCACCTACGATGGCCGCCCCGTTGGCGCGCAGCCCGCTGATGAAATCATGGCGCAGGGCGTCGCCATGGTGCCCGAGGGGCGCAAGCTGTTCCCCTCTCTCTCGGTCGAGGAGAACCTCCTGATCGGGACCTACGGGCGCAAGAAAAGCGGCCACTGGACGCTAAACACCGTCTACGATCTGTTCCCCATCCTGCGGGAGCGCCGCAACAGCCCCGGCACGGCCCTGTCGGGCGGGCAACAGCAGATGGTCGCCATCGGCCGCGCCCTGATGAGCAACCCGCGGGTTCTCTTGTGTGATGAGATCAGCCTTGGCCTTGCCCCGGTGGTGATCAAGGACATCTACGCCGCCGTCCCGGCGATCAAGGCGGCGGGCGCCTCGCTGGTGGTGGTGGAACAGGACATCGCCCAGGCCATGGCCGTCGCCGACCGCGTCTACTGCATGATGGAAGGTCGCATCACCCTGTCCGGCACCCCCGAGAGCCTCAGCCGCGAGGCCATCCACGACGCCTATTTCGGAGCAGCCGCATGA
- a CDS encoding ABC transporter ATP-binding protein, with protein MSILSLQSVSKSFGALTVTDDVTFEVPQGQALGIIGPNGAGKSTLFNLITGNLTANSGTINFEGRDVTRTSAMDRCMAGIGRSFQIPQPFEKLTVYENLLVAATHGRRLGEAAVRDDCADILERTEMIRRANTPAGQLSLLERKRLELARAMATQPKLLLLDEIAGGLTEAECQSLIGTIRDIHAQGVTIIWIEHVLHALTSVVERLLVLDFGKVIGLGDPDAIMASREVQQIYLGIEV; from the coding sequence ATGTCGATCCTCTCTCTCCAATCGGTTTCAAAAAGCTTTGGCGCCCTGACCGTGACCGACGATGTCACCTTCGAGGTGCCACAGGGCCAGGCGCTGGGTATCATCGGCCCCAATGGCGCCGGGAAATCGACGCTGTTCAACCTGATCACCGGCAACCTGACCGCCAATTCTGGCACCATCAATTTCGAAGGGCGCGACGTCACCCGCACCTCGGCAATGGACCGCTGCATGGCGGGAATCGGGCGTTCCTTCCAGATCCCGCAGCCGTTCGAAAAACTGACCGTCTACGAAAACCTTCTGGTCGCCGCCACCCATGGCCGCCGCCTGGGTGAGGCCGCCGTGCGGGACGATTGCGCCGATATCCTGGAACGCACGGAGATGATCCGGCGTGCCAACACCCCGGCCGGACAGTTGTCGCTGCTGGAGCGCAAGCGTCTGGAACTGGCCCGCGCCATGGCGACCCAGCCCAAACTGTTGCTGCTGGACGAAATCGCAGGCGGCCTGACCGAGGCCGAGTGCCAGTCGCTGATCGGTACCATCCGGGACATCCACGCGCAGGGCGTGACGATCATCTGGATCGAGCATGTCCTGCACGCGCTCACCTCGGTGGTGGAGCGCCTGCTGGTGCTCGATTTCGGCAAGGTCATCGGTCTGGGTGACCCCGACGCCATCATGGCCAGCCGCGAAGTGCAGCAAATCTATCTGGGGATCGAAGTCTGA
- a CDS encoding LysR family transcriptional regulator yields the protein MYIDPNHLRILAAIVDSGGLSEGAAALNKSQPSLSRTVAMLESRLGSRLFEKGIRPLRPTELCLSLAEQGRVIGQASEAARIAAELYSGGKAGTARIAGTPIFMDGVISYMIASFQSAFPDVAIQQSYGYFAELSEQLKTGNIDLAICPMRGDDIPEELSFEPILRGRNVIACAPSHPLARKSTFRLEDIAQYPWIAPPAGSPLYADLKNALEIVGITDFRVSFTGGSLAAILRIMSGSDALTVLPYSVVFMQRPSNMVTALPVKLEHPDRQLGLLWRNDRPVRPAVSRFQKFLKGEFSGLADRIDVRGREAVWRR from the coding sequence ATGTACATCGATCCCAATCACCTGCGCATCCTGGCAGCGATCGTCGACTCGGGCGGGCTAAGTGAAGGCGCGGCCGCGCTAAACAAGTCCCAGCCCAGCCTGTCGCGCACGGTTGCGATGCTGGAGTCGCGGCTCGGTTCACGATTATTTGAAAAGGGTATCCGGCCGCTGCGGCCGACCGAGCTGTGTCTGTCGCTGGCCGAACAGGGCCGGGTGATCGGTCAGGCAAGTGAGGCGGCGCGCATCGCAGCCGAGCTTTATTCAGGGGGCAAGGCGGGCACTGCGCGGATCGCCGGGACGCCCATCTTCATGGATGGAGTGATCTCCTACATGATCGCGTCGTTCCAATCTGCTTTCCCAGATGTGGCGATTCAGCAAAGCTATGGCTATTTCGCGGAGCTGTCTGAACAGCTGAAGACGGGGAACATCGATCTGGCGATCTGCCCGATGCGCGGCGATGACATCCCGGAAGAGCTGTCGTTTGAACCGATCCTGCGTGGCCGCAACGTGATTGCCTGCGCGCCGTCGCACCCATTGGCGCGTAAATCCACGTTTCGATTGGAAGATATCGCCCAATACCCTTGGATCGCCCCCCCGGCGGGCAGTCCCCTTTATGCGGACCTGAAAAACGCGCTGGAGATCGTAGGCATCACCGATTTCCGCGTCAGTTTTACTGGCGGCTCGCTGGCGGCGATCCTGCGCATCATGTCCGGATCGGATGCGCTGACGGTGCTGCCTTATTCAGTGGTGTTCATGCAGCGACCGTCCAATATGGTCACAGCGCTGCCGGTGAAGCTTGAGCACCCGGACCGGCAACTGGGTTTGCTCTGGCGCAACGACCGCCCGGTGCGCCCCGCGGTGTCCCGGTTTCAGAAGTTCCTCAAGGGTGAGTTTTCCGGTCTGGCCGACAGGATCGACGTTCGCGGCCGCGAAGCCGTCTGGAGACGGTGA
- a CDS encoding maleylacetate reductase has protein sequence MTQEAETATDGVRVVFQAGVKDILVAETQRLGAKNALVLSTPQQSDAALEMAETLGELAAGVFCQAAMHTPVTVTEAAMAHAKEVAADCIISIGGGSTIGLGKAIAYRTGLPQIVIPTTYAGSEATPILGQTENGIKTTLSHPEVLPEVILYDPERVATLPVAMTVTSALNAMAHAAEALYARDRTEKTVHLAIDGLKAFVGGLPRVLAAPTDLAARAETQRGAWACGTVLGQVGMALHHKLCHTLGGSFDLPHAETHAIVLPHAIAYNARAAATELLPICDLLGGENAGRALYDFAQKLGAPLALRDLGLKEEDLDRAAELATTKPYPNPQPVTRDDIRALLQAAWAGTPPAH, from the coding sequence ATGACACAAGAGGCAGAAACCGCAACAGATGGTGTGCGCGTTGTATTCCAGGCTGGGGTGAAGGACATCCTTGTCGCAGAGACTCAGCGGCTGGGCGCGAAGAACGCCCTGGTTCTGTCCACCCCTCAGCAATCCGACGCAGCGCTGGAAATGGCCGAAACACTGGGCGAACTGGCCGCTGGCGTTTTCTGTCAGGCGGCGATGCACACCCCCGTCACCGTCACCGAAGCGGCCATGGCCCACGCCAAAGAGGTCGCAGCGGACTGCATCATCTCAATCGGCGGCGGCTCGACCATCGGGCTGGGCAAGGCAATCGCCTATCGCACAGGCCTGCCGCAGATCGTGATCCCGACCACCTACGCCGGCAGTGAAGCGACGCCGATCCTCGGCCAGACCGAGAACGGCATCAAGACGACGCTGAGCCACCCCGAGGTGCTGCCCGAAGTCATCCTCTATGATCCCGAGCGCGTCGCAACGCTGCCGGTTGCCATGACCGTGACCTCGGCGCTTAACGCCATGGCGCATGCAGCCGAGGCGCTTTATGCGCGCGACCGCACCGAAAAGACGGTGCATTTGGCCATCGACGGGCTGAAGGCCTTCGTCGGCGGTCTGCCCCGCGTTCTGGCCGCGCCTACGGATCTCGCAGCCCGCGCCGAGACGCAGCGCGGCGCATGGGCCTGTGGCACGGTGCTAGGCCAGGTCGGCATGGCCCTGCATCACAAGCTGTGCCACACGCTGGGCGGCTCATTCGACCTGCCCCACGCCGAAACCCACGCAATCGTTCTGCCCCATGCCATTGCCTATAACGCCCGCGCGGCAGCGACCGAACTGCTGCCGATCTGCGATCTTCTGGGCGGCGAGAATGCCGGGCGCGCCTTGTATGATTTTGCACAAAAACTGGGGGCGCCGCTGGCACTGCGCGATCTGGGTCTGAAGGAGGAAGACCTGGACCGCGCCGCCGAACTGGCCACCACCAAACCCTACCCCAATCCGCAGCCTGTCACGCGCGACGATATCCGCGCGCTGTTGCAGGCGGCCTGGGCGGGAACACCACCCGCCCACTGA
- the metZ gene encoding O-succinylhomoserine sulfhydrylase, translating into MNDTKDSNWNSRTKLVHGGTRRSQWGEVSEAIFLTQGFVYDSAEQAEARFIETGPDEFIYARYGNPTVAMFEERIAALEGAEDAFATASGMAAVNGALTSLLKAGDHVVSARALFGSCLYILENILTRFGVEVTSVDGTDLEQWRAAVRPDTKAVFFESMSNPTLEVIDVAAVAEIAHAVGATVVVDNVFSTPVFSDAIAQGADVVVYSATKHIDGQGRVLGGVILGTRDFIRGTVEPYMKHTGGSLSPFNAWTLLKGLETISLRVNAQAETALQIATALQGHPKLARTIYPGLADHAQNALVQRQLGGKGGTVLSLDLKGGKEAAFAFLNALTIPVISNNLGDAKSIATHPATTTHQRLPDDQKVALGITPGLVRFSVGLEDPEDLIADLTQALDACGG; encoded by the coding sequence ATGAACGACACGAAAGACAGCAACTGGAACAGCCGCACCAAACTGGTGCACGGCGGCACCCGCCGCAGCCAATGGGGCGAGGTGAGCGAAGCGATCTTCCTGACTCAGGGCTTTGTCTATGACAGCGCCGAGCAGGCCGAGGCCCGGTTCATCGAAACCGGCCCGGATGAGTTCATCTATGCCCGCTATGGCAACCCGACCGTGGCGATGTTCGAAGAGCGGATCGCCGCGCTTGAGGGCGCCGAGGATGCCTTTGCCACCGCTTCTGGCATGGCAGCGGTCAATGGCGCGCTGACCTCGCTTCTTAAGGCGGGCGATCACGTTGTTTCGGCGCGGGCGCTGTTTGGCTCTTGCCTTTATATCCTTGAAAACATCCTGACCCGCTTCGGAGTCGAAGTGACATCCGTCGATGGAACCGATCTGGAGCAATGGCGCGCTGCGGTACGACCGGACACCAAGGCGGTATTCTTTGAATCCATGTCGAACCCGACGCTGGAAGTGATCGACGTGGCTGCGGTCGCGGAAATCGCCCATGCCGTCGGCGCGACGGTAGTGGTGGACAACGTGTTCTCTACGCCGGTCTTCTCTGACGCCATCGCACAAGGCGCGGATGTGGTGGTCTACTCGGCCACCAAACATATCGACGGTCAGGGCCGGGTTCTGGGCGGTGTCATCCTTGGCACACGCGATTTCATCCGCGGCACGGTTGAGCCCTATATGAAGCACACCGGCGGTTCCCTTAGCCCGTTCAACGCCTGGACGCTGCTAAAGGGGCTGGAGACGATTTCCCTGCGGGTGAATGCACAGGCCGAAACGGCGCTGCAGATTGCGACTGCCCTTCAGGGGCATCCGAAGCTGGCGCGCACGATCTATCCCGGCCTAGCCGATCATGCTCAGAACGCGCTGGTGCAGCGGCAATTGGGCGGTAAGGGCGGAACGGTCCTGTCGCTGGATCTGAAGGGTGGCAAGGAGGCGGCCTTTGCCTTCCTGAACGCCCTGACGATTCCGGTGATTTCCAACAATCTCGGCGATGCGAAATCCATCGCAACCCATCCGGCCACCACCACCCACCAGCGGCTGCCCGATGATCAGAAGGTGGCGCTGGGCATCACGCCGGGTCTGGTGCGCTTCTCGGTTGGGCTTGAGGATCCGGAGGATCTGATTGCGGATCTGACGCAGGCATTGGACGCCTGCGGCGGCTGA
- a CDS encoding branched-chain amino acid ABC transporter permease, translating into MTYTVSTRTPVSRIAAILGLGGTLILAALPFFAGRGTIQDMFFILTMLVLAQFWNLLAGYGGLVSIGQQAFVGMGAYALFGGVILWGLDPVSAILLGGIAALVIAVPTAFFAFRLNGAYFAIGTWVIAEVVRLSVAQWKTLGGGTGTSLPRSATRDMWLVEMIEEVLDVRSAAARDILAYWLALVLALATIGGIYWLLRSKNGLALAAVRDNTEAAKSVGVDAGRMKLVVFLTSAFGTGLTGALIYLQKARISPDAAFSVTDWTAYVLFIVVIGGIGTIEGPILGVLIFFALQSLLADFGSWYLLTLGLLAIAIMLIAPRGLWGLISERTGLHLFPIRRTLRGGKLSPSEE; encoded by the coding sequence ATGACATATACTGTATCCACCCGAACCCCAGTCTCGCGCATCGCGGCAATCCTTGGCCTTGGCGGCACGCTGATCTTGGCGGCCCTGCCCTTCTTTGCCGGGCGCGGAACCATTCAGGACATGTTTTTCATCCTGACGATGCTGGTGCTGGCGCAGTTCTGGAACCTTCTGGCGGGCTATGGCGGTCTCGTCAGCATCGGTCAGCAGGCATTCGTCGGCATGGGCGCCTATGCGCTGTTTGGCGGCGTGATCCTTTGGGGGCTTGATCCGGTCTCGGCCATCCTCTTGGGCGGCATCGCGGCGCTGGTGATTGCGGTGCCCACCGCGTTCTTCGCCTTCCGCCTGAACGGCGCCTATTTCGCCATTGGGACATGGGTCATCGCCGAGGTTGTCCGCCTCAGCGTCGCCCAGTGGAAGACGCTTGGCGGCGGCACCGGCACCTCACTGCCGCGCAGCGCCACCCGCGACATGTGGCTGGTCGAGATGATCGAAGAGGTGCTGGACGTGCGCTCCGCTGCGGCGCGCGATATCCTTGCCTATTGGCTGGCGCTGGTGCTGGCGCTGGCGACGATCGGCGGCATCTACTGGCTGCTGCGCAGCAAGAACGGGCTGGCCCTCGCTGCGGTACGTGACAACACCGAAGCGGCCAAATCCGTTGGCGTCGACGCCGGACGCATGAAGCTGGTGGTGTTCCTGACCTCGGCCTTTGGCACCGGCCTCACCGGGGCGCTGATCTACCTGCAAAAAGCCCGGATTTCGCCCGACGCCGCCTTCAGCGTCACCGACTGGACCGCCTATGTGCTGTTCATCGTGGTGATCGGCGGCATCGGCACCATCGAAGGTCCGATCCTAGGCGTACTCATTTTCTTTGCGCTGCAATCCCTGCTGGCCGATTTCGGCAGCTGGTACCTGCTGACGCTGGGCCTTCTGGCCATTGCCATCATGCTGATCGCCCCGCGTGGGCTCTGGGGACTGATCTCCGAGCGCACAGGGCTGCACCTTTTCCCAATTCGCCGAACCCTGCGGGGCGGCAAACTATCACCATCGGAGGAATAA
- the folE2 gene encoding GTP cyclohydrolase FolE2 — MNIHMRGVDETPDRTEAEAALETLRQWAATATQTEIAQLDPAVARLLPERAVQNYPDLSRNYPEDFVADEGYRATLPDLQNGPSSLIRGANEQIQHVGISNFRLPIRFHTRDNGDLTLETSVTGTVSLEADKKGINMSRIMRSFYKHAEKTFSFEVIEAALEDYLSDLGSMDARIQMRFSFPVKIDSLRSGLSGYQYYDIALELVDRDGVRNKIVHLDYVYSSTCPCSLELSEHARQSRGQLATPHSQRSVARLSVQIDPEAPCLWFEDLIDHCRRAVPTETQVMVKREDEQAFAELNAANPIFVEDAARLFCEALQSDPRIGDFRVVASHQESLHSHDAVSVLTQGPLFAETSLDPGLFSTLIHRG; from the coding sequence ATGAATATCCATATGCGCGGCGTGGACGAGACACCGGACCGGACCGAGGCAGAGGCGGCTCTTGAGACGCTTCGCCAATGGGCCGCGACAGCCACCCAGACGGAAATTGCGCAGCTTGACCCAGCCGTTGCCCGGCTTCTGCCAGAGCGGGCGGTGCAGAACTACCCCGATCTGTCGCGCAACTACCCCGAGGATTTTGTGGCGGATGAGGGCTATCGCGCCACATTGCCCGACCTGCAGAACGGCCCTTCCAGCCTGATCCGCGGCGCCAATGAGCAGATCCAGCATGTGGGCATCTCCAACTTCCGCCTGCCGATTCGCTTTCACACACGGGACAATGGCGATCTGACGCTGGAAACCAGCGTGACTGGCACCGTCAGCCTTGAGGCCGACAAGAAGGGCATCAACATGTCCCGGATCATGCGGTCCTTTTACAAACACGCAGAAAAGACCTTTAGCTTTGAGGTGATCGAGGCCGCGCTTGAGGATTACCTCAGTGATCTCGGCAGCATGGACGCGCGCATCCAGATGCGGTTCTCCTTCCCGGTGAAGATCGACAGCCTGCGTTCGGGCCTGTCGGGCTATCAATATTACGATATCGCGCTGGAGCTGGTGGATCGGGATGGGGTGCGCAACAAGATCGTGCATCTGGACTATGTCTATTCCTCAACCTGCCCCTGTTCGCTGGAATTGTCGGAACACGCGCGCCAGTCGCGCGGGCAACTGGCAACCCCGCATTCGCAGCGGTCGGTGGCGCGGCTGTCGGTGCAGATCGACCCCGAGGCCCCCTGCCTGTGGTTCGAGGATCTGATCGATCATTGTCGCCGCGCGGTGCCCACCGAGACTCAGGTCATGGTCAAGCGCGAGGACGAACAGGCCTTTGCCGAACTGAACGCTGCCAACCCGATCTTTGTCGAGGATGCTGCGCGCCTGTTCTGCGAAGCCCTGCAAAGCGATCCGCGCATTGGCGATTTTCGCGTGGTGGCCAGCCATCAGGAAAGCCTGCACAGCCACGATGCTGTCAGCGTGCTGACCCAAGGGCCACTGTTTGCCGAAACCAGCCTTGATCCGGGTCTGTTCTCGACCCTGATCCATCGGGGGTAA
- a CDS encoding ABC transporter substrate-binding protein, whose amino-acid sequence MITRRKLLKSTAATGLTLAAGGLAAPALARDAKIRLGYVSPQSGPLAAFSDADRFIIEGFLASDAGSNFEVIVKDSQSNPNRAAEVAKELIIDDEIDMMLVASTPETTNPVATTCEAEEIPVISTVAPWQPYFIGQQGNPGDPGSWRPFDFSFHFFWGLEDVISTFTAMWNQLDTNKSVGAIFPNDGDGNAWGDPNVGFPPVLDAQGYKLTDTGRYQNLTDDFSAQINAFKAANAEIVTGVPIPPDFTTFWTQAKQQGFTPKAASIGKAILFPQAVEALGDQGHNLSSEVWWSPNHPFSSSLTGQSAADLAAGYSQATGKQWTQPIGFVHALFEMAASVMGRVEDSRDPDEVAAAIAATQLDSMVGRIAFDGKGLPPFAAANVAKTPLVGGQWRLQDDGSYDLVVVDNSDHPEIPTGGKMEEIS is encoded by the coding sequence ATGATTACACGCCGTAAACTGCTCAAATCCACCGCCGCCACCGGCCTCACGCTTGCTGCCGGGGGGCTGGCGGCACCAGCTCTGGCCCGGGATGCCAAGATCCGGCTGGGCTATGTCAGCCCGCAATCCGGCCCGCTGGCCGCATTTTCGGACGCCGACCGGTTCATCATCGAGGGTTTTCTAGCCTCGGATGCAGGCAGCAACTTCGAAGTGATCGTCAAGGACAGCCAGTCCAACCCCAACCGCGCTGCAGAGGTCGCCAAGGAACTGATCATCGACGACGAGATCGACATGATGCTCGTCGCCTCTACCCCCGAGACGACCAATCCGGTCGCCACCACCTGCGAGGCCGAGGAAATCCCGGTGATCTCCACCGTGGCCCCGTGGCAACCCTATTTCATCGGTCAGCAAGGCAACCCGGGCGATCCCGGCAGTTGGCGGCCGTTTGATTTCAGCTTCCATTTCTTCTGGGGACTGGAAGACGTGATTTCCACCTTCACGGCAATGTGGAACCAGCTCGACACCAATAAATCGGTTGGCGCGATCTTCCCCAACGATGGCGATGGCAACGCCTGGGGCGATCCCAACGTGGGCTTCCCGCCAGTGCTGGACGCCCAAGGGTATAAGCTGACCGACACCGGCCGCTACCAGAACCTCACCGATGACTTCAGCGCCCAGATCAATGCCTTCAAGGCGGCAAATGCTGAAATCGTCACCGGCGTGCCGATCCCGCCGGATTTCACCACCTTCTGGACACAGGCCAAACAGCAGGGCTTCACCCCCAAGGCCGCAAGCATCGGCAAGGCCATCCTATTCCCGCAGGCGGTCGAGGCTCTGGGCGATCAGGGGCACAACCTGTCCTCCGAGGTCTGGTGGTCACCGAACCATCCGTTCTCTTCCTCCCTGACCGGGCAATCCGCTGCCGATCTGGCCGCAGGCTATAGCCAGGCGACGGGCAAGCAGTGGACCCAGCCCATCGGTTTCGTGCACGCGCTGTTCGAAATGGCGGCCAGTGTCATGGGTCGCGTCGAAGACAGCCGCGACCCGGATGAAGTTGCAGCCGCGATCGCCGCAACGCAGCTGGATTCGATGGTCGGACGCATCGCATTCGACGGCAAGGGCCTGCCGCCGTTCGCCGCCGCGAATGTCGCCAAAACCCCGCTTGTGGGCGGTCAGTGGCGGCTTCAGGACGATGGCAGCTATGATCTCGTGGTGGTGGACAACTCCGATCACCCGGAGATCCCGACCGGCGGCAAGATGGAAGAGATTTCCTGA
- a CDS encoding branched-chain amino acid ABC transporter permease — translation MIWIDTIIQGILLGGLYALFAAGLSLVFGIMRLVNLAHGDLIVMGAYLILLLVTLLGISPFLALLIAMPVMFLLGWALQKFLLNRTLGDDILPPLLITFGLSIALQNALLEVFSADSQRLPPNALTTASVQMGPISLGVMPLLTFASAVLVIVGLNQLFYRTELGRAFRATSDDPTTASLMGIKPANIFATATGIALIIVTIAALYLGLRANFDPNIGPARLIYAFEAVIIGGLGSLWGTLAGGIIIGVAQTLGAAITPEWQILAGHVAFLLVLLIKPRGLFPRAHD, via the coding sequence ATGATCTGGATCGACACGATAATCCAAGGCATCCTTCTGGGTGGCCTTTATGCCCTTTTTGCCGCCGGGCTGAGCCTGGTGTTCGGCATCATGCGGCTGGTGAACCTCGCGCATGGCGATCTGATCGTGATGGGCGCCTACCTGATCCTGTTGCTGGTGACGCTGCTCGGGATCTCTCCCTTTCTCGCGCTGCTCATTGCCATGCCGGTGATGTTCCTCCTTGGCTGGGCCTTGCAGAAGTTCCTGCTGAACCGGACGCTGGGCGATGACATCCTGCCGCCGCTGCTGATCACCTTTGGTCTATCGATTGCGCTGCAAAACGCGCTCTTGGAAGTCTTCTCCGCCGACAGCCAGCGCCTGCCGCCCAACGCGCTGACCACGGCATCGGTGCAGATGGGGCCGATCTCGCTTGGCGTGATGCCGCTGCTGACCTTTGCCTCTGCCGTTCTGGTCATCGTCGGGCTGAACCAGTTGTTCTACCGGACCGAACTGGGGCGCGCCTTCCGCGCCACCTCGGATGATCCGACCACGGCCAGCCTGATGGGGATCAAGCCCGCAAACATCTTTGCGACCGCGACCGGGATCGCATTGATCATCGTCACCATCGCCGCCCTTTACCTGGGCCTGCGCGCCAACTTCGACCCCAACATCGGACCGGCCCGGCTGATCTATGCCTTCGAGGCGGTGATCATCGGCGGGCTTGGCTCTCTCTGGGGCACGCTGGCGGGCGGCATCATCATCGGTGTGGCGCAGACCCTCGGGGCCGCGATCACCCCGGAATGGCAAATCCTGGCCGGGCATGTCGCCTTCCTTCTGGTGCTGCTGATCAAACCGCGGGGACTGTTCCCCCGGGCACACGACTAA